A window of Clupea harengus chromosome 24, Ch_v2.0.2, whole genome shotgun sequence genomic DNA:
TCAGGACATTGACGGCTGCTTCCCAAAGCTGGTGGACCTGATCGAGGATAACGCTGCCGCTGTGGGAGCCGTGGCTCTGGGCGTCTGTGCGGTGGAGGTACGGcctcagcactgacacagacacgtctgagctatttcttcttcttcttagtagcaatagtagtagcagtagtagtagtagtagtagtagtagtagcagtagtagtagtagtagcagtagcagtaatagtagtagcagtaatagtagtagcactagcagtggtagtagtagtagcactagcagtagtagtagcagtagtagtagtagtagtagtagtagtaatagtagtagcagtaatagtagtagcactagcagtggtagtagtagtagcactagcagtagtagtagcagtagtagtagtagtagtagtagtagcagtagtagtagtagtagtagtagcagtagtagaagtagcagtagtagtagcagtagcagtagcagtagcagtagcagtagcagtagtagtagtagtagcagtagcagtagcagtagtagtagtagtagcagtagcagtagcagtagtagtaatagtagtagcagtagcagtagcagtagtagtagtagtagtagcagtagcagtagtagtagtagtagtggcagtggtagtagcagtagtagtagcagtagcagtagtagtagtagtagcagtagtagtagtagtagcagtaggagtagtagtagcagtagtaatagtagtagtagtagcagtagtagtagtagtagtagtagcagtagtagaagtagcagtagtagtagcagtagcagtagcagtagtagtagtagtagcagtagcagtagcagtagtagtaatagtagtagcagtagcagtagcagtagtagtagtagtagtagcagtagcagtagtagtagtagtagtggcagtggtagtagcagtagtagtagcagtagcagtagcagtagcagtagtagtagcagtagcagtagcagtagtagcagtagcagtagtagtagcagtagtagtagtagtagcagtagcagtagcagtagtagaagtagcagtagtagtagtagtagtagtagtagtagcagtagcactagcagtagcagtagcagtagtagtattactagcagtagcagtagtattaatagtggtggtagtagtagaggtgttggtggaggtggaggtgttgTTCTCATGCACTGTTTTAACACACAGgttgcagtagtagtagcagtagtattaatagtagtattagtagtagaggtgttggtgttgttgttgtgttgttctcATGCACTGTTTTAACACACAGGTAGCAGTGGTAGTATTactagcagtagcagtagtattaatagtggtggtagtagtagaggtgttggtggaggtggaggtgttggtgttggttgtgttgttgttgttggttgtgttgttgttgttgttctcatgCACTGTTTTAACACACAGGTTgctgcagtagtagtagcagtagtattaacagtagtattagtagtagaggtgttggtgttggttgtgttgttgttgttgttgttgttctcatgCACTGTTTTAACACACAGGTTGCTGCCATGGTTGTCGCCATGATTTTGTACAAGAAGGCAGGCAAGAAGGCAGGCAATAAATAGCACCGCCAGCCAGGTCAAGACCCACctgcatcagccaatcagaatcgcCCACctgcatcagccaatcagaatcgcCTGGGTTTGGCCTGACAGCCAATCGTTCTTCACCCCACCCtgatcacacactcacgcttcTGTCCCCCAGAGAGTGGCCGACTCTATTAAACATCTGGAATCTCACATTTGGGCTCTAATAAACATCTGGAATCTCACATTTGGGCTGAAATAGGATCTGGCCCAATGTCTGCAGCTttcatgatgatgatctgaGGTGCATTTAATTTTGGCAAACAGGGGAACATTCAAGGTTAATGCGTTTCCTTCTACTTTGTGAAAACATTCCAAATTGCTCAATTTAATTATCGAAATAGAATATAAACAGAAACAAATAGAATCCAGCATCCATGCATGTTCACCGagaacttcctcttcctcagaccgtttgtgtgtgttcgcaaaCGTTTGCAGTGAACTCAAATGCAAATGGAAAACAGTTTGAAAACATTCGCAAACGtttgcctttatttatttatcaatcaatcaatcaattcaatttatatagcgcttctctaaatacccgaagtcgctttacagagtccagtagtcattcatgcacagtcataccggtggtggtaagctacatcagtagccacagctgccctggggcagactgacagaagcgtggctgccaatcagcgcctacggcccctccgaccaccaccaccaacattcattcatattcatacgatgcaatgcatgtctttatgatggtgggggaaaccggagtacccggagtaaacccacgcaggcacggggagaacatgcaaactccacacagaaaggacctggaacgacctggaacgaccgggattcgaacccagggccttcttgctgtgaggcgacagtgctaaccaccaAGGCACACATCACCTCCTCATTTAAACACAGCGTGTCTTGGTTCAttactttgtttgtttacattctaTGTGTGCAGATCAAATCGGTTAAATACTCTGAAAAGCCGTTCCCAATGAGTCGTTGGCAGGCTGAATTTGATTCGGTCCACACGGAATGCTCTGCTTGTTAGTGTGGAGAGCTGTATGATGTTTGGACCGACATTAGGGAGCGGTTATATGATGTTTGGACCGCAATTAAAGGAGTGGTTGCCCACTATATGATGTCCGGATCATTCTTTTGTTTTATGGTTCCTAGTAATGTTGGTATGAAGTATGTTGATCCCCCCCCTCTATTTTCTGATGCAGTGATTTAAATGATTTTGACCACTATAAATTAATAAATCGTTACGTTTTTCTTCATaaatctgtgcatgtgtggttaTTTGGAGACTATCTCTATGTTTGCTATAAATCATCAGAGGTGTATGTGGAAATTATCAGAAATATATGTGCATTGCCAGCGAAAACAGGCTCATGGCAACACACGTGCcaacagatttgtgtgtgttcagcaatGTGACGGTGACTCTACACAGAGTGATGTCAGTTCTGTAATGGTAGAAGGAATGTATCCTCTGTACGGCAAACCGCACGGGCAACAAGACAACAACGCACCTTTCATGGACGGCACATTTCTcggaatgcatttcaaaatggccTGAAGAATTAACGTATCGTACTACCCATGAAGCatgattcttcttcttcttcttcttcttcttcttcttctgtttacAAGCTAAGTGTATTACCGCCATCTACTGGACTGAggtgcaattaaaaaaaaaaattaaaacaaaaccaaataaatcaaaacaaaacaagagttcTAAATCCTATTCGCTAACTGTGTGTCTTTGATAAATGATAATATGAAACTAATATTTCCTGATCTTGGCTCACTCAATAACGTCTCCAAGGAGAAAACTTTCAGAGAGAAAACCTAGGGGAACAAAATAACCAAGGTGAGGTTGTTGCCAGAGGCAAAGTTATACTGCATGTTATATCCTCTATCTCCAACTGACTTGCTAATCTGTTAGCATCCCAGCCAAAGCTACAGATCTGAGACCTGCCAACATTCATTAAGGACCTCCTTAGTAGGATGAGATGTGTTATGTCCTTTTAAATTGACCCAATAAGCCATACTCAATTTCAGACGCCTGAGGTGTAATGGCATTTCTCCTGTCTCTACTTGCAGCGCTGGTACAGGAGAAGTTCTAAATGCGCCACAACATATTCTGAGACTTTTAGCCTGCATTCTGTTAAGGTATGTCTTTGATGTAGATCTGTACACAATACATCCATAATCGAAAACTGATCTAATCAGAGCAATATAAATAATTTTTAGGGATGTTCCTGAAGCTCCCTAGTTGTACCCTGCTAAGCATTTCAAGACATTAATACCCATCTTACACTTCTCAATCATCTGAATGTGTTCCTTAAACGTTAACTTTACATCAAACCACACTCCCAGGTACCTAATGGTATTGACTTGCTTTAAAACTTGTCCATATAGCTTAATTTCTATAGCAGGATTAgttcttttctttgaaaaacagaTGACTTGAGTTTTTTCCACAGATAAATGAAAACCCCACTCGATTTCCCATTTCTCAACCTTGTTAATAGCTAGTTGCATTTTAGCTGTAATGTTTCCAATCTTACGCCATCTTGTCCACAAAGCTCCATCATCAGCATATAATGCTATGTTTATTCTTACATCATCTATTGAATCAAAAATATCATTAATCATTAAGTTGAAAAACACTGGACTGCATACAATACCTTGAGGTGTACCATTTTCTATAAAGAATAAGTCTTGGAAAAGTCAACCCCAACTCTAACTTCTATAGTTCTTTCTTATAAGAAGTCCCTGATCCAATTGAACATCTTCCCACCAATGCCCATCCTATTCAACTTCATTAACAACCCCTCCTTCCATAGCATATCAAATGCTTTTTCTATATCAAATAATGTGGCCAAAACTAAATCCTTGTTATTTTGTGGTTTTCCTTATTAGATTTTCCATGCATACAACAGGGTCCATTAGTCCGTCCACTACGGAACCCGCTCTGATGGTTGGAGAATAGACCTTTCTTTTCACCCTCACACATTAACCTTCAAACAATCATTCTTTCCATCAGCTTACATAAATTAGATGTTAATGCAATTGGCCTATAGCTTTTAACTTCAGTTCTGTCCGTTCCTGGTTTTCCAATTGGAAATGAAGCATGATGCAGACAGGTTATCCATTATAATTGGTTATTCAAACACCTCAGGAAGACTGTTTTACCTTGTAAATATAAGATTGTTTTGATGTTAAGCTACCTCTTCAGGTAGCCTATAGGTGAAGCCTGCAAGGCTTTAGGCGGGGGTGTGGTTGTAATTGAGAGCAGGTGCAATGGCTGTTCACACCTGATGTGATCACTATATAAGCCATGCCTCATTTCGTTTTCTGAATTCGTAGCGACACATCTGAATCTGTGAAGCAGGCcgtgagggagaggaacagtCTATTCATTCAGCTGAACGTCGTGAATAATGTGGAAGCGCTTAGGTTTGTTACGGTGTGCATTCACCGTCGTCATTTTGATGCCGTTTTTCGTGTCGGTTTATCCGCGAGAATGGCAGTCGGCTTCCTTGCCTCAGAAAGGCACACCATCTGCGCCGTGGATGCCAGCTCCTAGCAAACACCAGGTGACCAAGGACGAGACTGAACGTCGACCGGAAACAGAAACTGTAAGGGTAACGTGCCACCCTGACTACATGGAGATTGAGATTGACGCTGATCTGCTGGAATTGGGCTTCCCGGTTGACGTAGAGGACGTAAGACTGGGCAAGAGCGAGCAGTCCGGCGAAGCTTGCAAGGCCGTTCACACCGAACCTGAGAAATACATGATCGCTGCGGCACTAACTGACTGCGGCACGGAGCACTCGGTAAGGTCCTTTTGAAACTTCCCCTGTATACTATGTACTACCCTTCAGTTGGGTTGCTGGATATTACTCTGCATTTATAACTTATGACGGAGGCACATGAAACGTGCAGGCTACTGATCATGCCTTGTAGTAACATCAATTTGGTACGCATCAAAGCCCATGCAGTGGAGATGTCAGGACCAGCCCTATGTGCAACTTGTTTAAAAGACGGGGGTGGCGGCGGCATCCTGGTCTTCAAACAGCATTCCAGCCTAGTACACCTACACTTATCTTGACCACTCATGTTCCCTGTGACCTGTGTTTCAGATCACAGAAGACTACCtgatctacagcaatacccttgAGTACGCTCCTAGCCCCTCCCCAGACGGCCTGGTGCGGACACGAGCGGCGTCCTTTCCCGTTCAGTGCTACTACAGGAGGTGatgtatctctgtctgtctgtgtgtgacaccacTGATGCTGCACACTGGAGCATCAAACACGAGCCAACCCCTAAAGTAACTCCAGTGCTTCACGTGTGTGATGGGCCTAATGTGTTCACCTTCATTGTAACTTCTGTTCTTAGGAAATTTGACGTGAGCAGCTTTCCTGTGATGCCCACCTGGATCCCCTTCATGTCTACTCGTGCCGACGAGGGCCAACTCGACTTCTCACTCCAACTCATGACTGGTACATGCCAGCaccgctcttacacacacacactcctgactggTACATGCCAGCaccgctcttacacacacactcctgactggTACATGCCAGCaccgctcttacacacacactcctgactggTACATGCCAGCaccgctcttacacacacactcctgactggTACATGCCAGCattgcttttacacacacactcctgactggTACATGCCAGCaccgctctctcacacacactcctgactggTACATGCCAGCATTGCTTTTACTCGCACTTAGTGTTTGGTATGTGCGCTACAAACAAGCAGGGAGACACTGTTTTGCTCTCGGTGATCGTATGACTGACCACTTCTGTCCCTGATTACCCATCTGAGGGCACCTGCTGCAGGGCTGTGATTTAGAAAATGTAAAGTTGAGTACATTAGTTCAACATTACAAGGGTTGCAGTGATGGTTCTAAATATTTGGGATATCTATCTTTTGTCAAAtgttggtgaatgtgacctgacTTGTCTGCTGTGATTGGTGCAGATGATTGGGCTTTTAAAAGGGCATCTAATCAATACCACCTGGGGGACGTCATCAACATTGAGGCTTCAATCAAGCAGTTCAGCCACAACCCCATGCAGGTGTTTGTGGACCACTGTGTTGCTACGTTGACCCCTGACGCCAGTTCCGTTCCCCGATACGCCTTCATTGAGCACGATGGGTAGGCTTTCCACCTTCCTTTAATTTAAGGGAAGAAATTGTGTTGGAAACCAGTTTACTCAGTCTTTTCtcaaattacattttaatttagcAATTTTAATCGTCCCATGCTGTTTGTGTTCCCAGCTGTATGATGGACAGCTTCCTGACGGGCTCCACATCCAGGTTCCTTCCCCGTGTCCAGCATGACAAGCTCCACATCCAGTTGGATGCTTTCAGGTTTTACGAAGAGGAGCGTGCTGAGGTACAAACATATTAAGTCTCCTAAGACTAGCTCCTGCTTTTTGGATTTCTAATGTGGAAAGCTAAATTAAGTTTAGGCCGCAAGAGAAATACTTTATTTGCTTATTGACTAGTCTTTTCCATGATTCTTAAACACCAAGACTTCAAATGCACCACTGACACGATTACGGCACTAAAGGAGCTACATTTATTAAAGTGTTTATTTCTGATTTAAGCTCCTACACTGGCATTGGTTCGCTTTGGCTCCTTTAGCTTTTTAATAAACAAAGCTGTTCTGCACTGATGCCTACCTACTTGGGAGGGTTGTAAAGTGTTTGTTTAGGTGACTTGTGATTTCTTGAGATGAGTTTATACCTGTCCTTCTCTCAGCTGTACATCACCTGTCTGTTGAGGGTGAAGCCTGTTGGGGCGGAGCCTATGAGTCGTGCATGCTCCTACATCGACAACAGGTTCGTGGCTAGTCATGTACTCTGAAAAAGAAAGCTTTCACTAACTTGAGAAGGTTGgtggtttttaaatgtcaacaaacTGATAATGGCCTCCACTCCTGTAACAGGCTTTTGTCTAGTCATGAAATGTGATTAACTTCAGTGTCTGTCCCACCTCTgcccactagatggcagtctgcAGATGATGAGGACAGGCTCTGTGATGGCTGTGTCTTGATGGGTGGACCTGCCCAGTCTGTTCCATCCAATCAGCAAAGCTCCTCAACGTTCCAGAGTTCTGCTGCTCGTCATAAGAAAAGCTCCTCAACGTTCCAGAGTTCTGCTGCTCGTCACCATGGAAGCTCGGAAGTCTCCTCCCAACGTGGACAGCTCAAACCCAGGTCTGGGGCTTCATCGGGGAGTAACCTGGTAGAGTCCAGTAAAGGTATGGGCTGCAACAGGGTCTACACAACTGCGTGTACACGTCCCTGCCTAGCTGCGATTGCGTTTATTATGCTTAAGTATACTTAAGACCGTGTTGAATGTTCACCTTCTTGCGCACACTAATGGATATGGAAATGCCTGAGATCAAACATGGCATACAATTGGAGATGCAGTTTGAAATGCAGAAGTGCTCTCAATCAGTGTCTACAATGGGACAACATTTATGACTGCAGTTCTCTGCtaaactgtctgtctgtaggttgggaaaaagaggaaagaattGGTCCGATCGTTGTGctcaagaagaacaagaagcCACTGTCAGCCCCTGAAGCAGTTCAAGGCCCTCCACCAGTCTTGGCAGGTGAGCTGAGCTCCAGACTGCTTCTGGGAGGTTGGTGTTTGGACTAAAATTAGTTTTAATCCCGTTTTCTGAATATGGAAGTCTTTAGTGTTGAGTGCTAGATTGCTTTCCATAAACAGCTGTGAGTAAAGCTTAAACAGCAAAAACTACAATGCAAAACAACTTGAGCCTAGTGGCCCATGACCTCATTGTATTGAAGTGTGGAATTGTTGGGTAATGCTCAATCTGTCTTTCAGAAACTGAGATGGCCGCCCCTGCCAAACTAGGACCTCTAACCAACAACGGACTCCCTAAGGAATTCAAGCCAGGTGACTGATGCACATTCATAGGCAGTGAATTATATACTTGTCCTTGACTAACAATCAGAGGGTGGCCTGTTCTGTATTAATCTGTCCCTTGTCTCCTTGGTTTTCTCAGTTGATGAGGATTTGCCCAAAAGCCCAGACGCAAAAGCCCAGACGCAAAAGCCCAGACGCAGAAATCTTCTTCAGCAGCCATTAGTGTAGATGCTATCACCGACGCCCCGGTGACCAAGGTGACCTCCCTGCCAGCAGAGGGAGCCAGCACCACTCCTGCTGCACTGAAGGCCACTCCTGAGTTTGAATTCAAGGGTCTGGCAAAGGATGACACAATGGCTGACCCGAAGCTTGACTTTGCCATGGTTTCATCCACAGAGGCTCTGGAATTGTCAAGTGAGGAAGATGACCTCTAGAGATTACATTAGCGTTTAGGCTTTTGCCTTTGCATTGTTTGAGAAATAAATGTTCCAAACTGTATTTTGAGTTTGTCTTTTCCTGCAGCAAATGCATTTGAGGTCATTTCTAAAAGGATGACTTGTGGTGccattcatagttttcagtcacgaGACTACAATagcgggcaaaaagaacagcaaaacagcaaaaatggggttaaacagtggacaacttcgagcattgccgcctactcaactacgatcgccatcaaccacagaccataccactatagccagacagatatttagaaaaaaattaaatgtttgatccatttactgcacccgctgacatttttatttctttaacctcgacgaagtccctgccagagctccagtgtggagatatttacatctatctaatagaaaatccgtccccctacacatctcaaactgaaagcctacaaaagcacagatagttatttaattttcagaagtggatgggttcacaacgctgtcgtctggaaggtgaaaacaaaaaacctcttcataatcagagcaaagatgagtgccatttaatagctagctaccagctagcgagatacctgctgttagctacgcgctacctgctgttagctagcagcctttagcctacccaacgctgtttatcatttgacacaatttcctggtttaaacaagtacgaacacctggtctggcgaatgacaacttaaattatcttcccatatattttctactggcattgtagtattaccagttggatgacaaaatacactagcctacttgcttaggtacttgttgcaatctcagagaagaaaccgggtaatccaatttgaattgtgttgatgctttgtttcttgactttattacttgatcaTTTATTActtaaatgcgataaaaacaaaatccgggcttgtctcctcgccgatttgaacagccaaccgagcaacaactgtctagcattttactacctaagtcagacaatgttaaagcggagatattaaatgatattgaatgaaaggtggtcggttcctgtataaactccagtgtggaatgtgttttttgcccttcagctggtcattctgacgtcacgtgaaaactatgaagaGGGGTTTGATTAAGCCTTTTGTGCCAGATGGCGTGAGTACAGTGGACCCCTGGATGCAGAGCTGATGGCCTTTTCCACAATGCTTCAGGCGGCCCACTGGTTAAACGGCCCACTGTTTTGCCACTTGCTTAAACAAATTAATTCCTCACACTTTCATTTATCAACCCTTAACTTTTCAGTTATAAGTGTAAAAGAGAACTTGGTCCCATTTtgggggcatttttttttttgcagcaggTCTACTTCACCCCGATGAGCAACACAAGTGGATGTAAAAACTTTTTATTTGTGGAAAGGGTTTTCTggaaataaagctttttttttttttttttagcttgctCGTGTTAGCTGTATGATGCTGCCttgtctgtctcgttgtttttgtgacgaTGACAAAGTACTTaactttgaacttgaacttaaTATCCCAACACATCTATTGATATTGACCCCCGTTTCCTTAAATTCAAGTGAAAACGTGTGATTTGTCACCATGCCAACATAATGCTAATGGCATAACACTGCCACCCAGTGGAATTGGGttactttaaaaagaaaaaaaaatgtttctggctaatttgaccctgaggaacaaaactagggtgctgtcgttTACTGTCACCCGAGCCAACATTGAGATTTTAGCACGCATACTCGTccgtatctcagcttctgaaggtcgtagacacttgactttggtctcaaaatgaccggaatacacatgtttatatatacacactgaaGGTTTCTAGGCTCAAACCTTTAGctttcgagatattcaagatTATTTGGGGGGTTATTCGCGTGGGCCGCAAAAAGCTTCAAATCTTTTgtcttgaatatctcgaaaagaagcttagaaaccttcatattgcatatataaacatatgaatggtgtttctgcctatggacatattcaataagtgtggagctcatgtgcatattcaaattaatttcaaaagaaacttgtaatacaaaaaattttacttttcatagggtactttcattgtgtagagttttattttgataggagtaaaggaaaaaattacatttttgagttgtatttttgccatgcattattagcacacatctcagattgatgagaattaaacatatttcctcaactaggatttcttaggacttttagtatgttgttctggacacctcagaaatgatctatgctgaaaaaaattattttacaattaattctataaATGGGTTAATTTTCCTGGCCTACTAGTAATGTTGGTATGAAGAatgttgaccccccccccccccccccctctattttCTGATGCAGTGATTTAAATTATTTTGACcaatataaattaataaatcGTTACGTTTTTCTTCATCAATCTGTGTATTattgtggtgttttgtgtggTTATTTGGAGGCTATCTCTAACTTTGCTATAAATCATCAGAGGTGTATGTGGAAATTATCAGAAATATATGTGCAATTGTGCATTGCCAGCGACAACAGGCTCATGGTCACACATGTGCcaaagatttgtgtgtgttcagcaatGTGACGGTGACTCTACACAGAGTGATGTCAGTTCTGTAATGGTAGAAGGAATGTATCATCTGTACGGCAAGCCGCACGGGCAACAAGACAACAACGCACCTTTCATGGACGGCACATTTCTCGgtatgcatttcaaaatggccT
This region includes:
- the LOC116219240 gene encoding zona pellucida sperm-binding protein 3-like isoform X4, whose protein sequence is MWKRLGLLRCAFTVVILMPFFVSVYPREWQSASLPQKGTPSAPWMPAPSKHQVTKDETERRPETETVRVTCHPDYMEIEIDADLLELGFPVDVEDVRLGKSEQSGEACKAVHTEPEKYMIAAALTDCGTEHSITEDYLIYSNTLEYAPSPSPDGLVRTRAASFPVQCYYRRKFDVSSFPVMPTWIPFMSTRADEGQLDFSLQLMTDDWAFKRASNQYHLGDVINIEASIKQFSHNPMQVFVDHCVATLTPDASSVPRYAFIEHDGCMMDSFLTGSTSRFLPRVQHDKLHIQLDAFRFYEEERAELYITCLLRVKPVGAEPMSRACSYIDNRWQSADDEDRLCDGCVLMGGPAQSVPSNQQSSSTFQSSAARHKKSSSTFQSSAARHHGSSEVSSQRGQLKPRSGASSGSNLVESSKGWEKEERIGPIVVLKKNKKPLSAPEAVQGPPPVLAETEMAAPAKLGPRRYAPVTNNGLPKEFF
- the LOC116219240 gene encoding zona pellucida sperm-binding protein 3-like isoform X2; translation: MWKRLGLLRCAFTVVILMPFFVSVYPREWQSASLPQKGTPSAPWMPAPSKHQVTKDETERRPETETVRVTCHPDYMEIEIDADLLELGFPVDVEDVRLGKSEQSGEACKAVHTEPEKYMIAAALTDCGTEHSITEDYLIYSNTLEYAPSPSPDGLVRTRAASFPVQCYYRRKFDVSSFPVMPTWIPFMSTRADEGQLDFSLQLMTDDWAFKRASNQYHLGDVINIEASIKQFSHNPMQVFVDHCVATLTPDASSVPRYAFIEHDGCMMDSFLTGSTSRFLPRVQHDKLHIQLDAFRFYEEERAELYITCLLRVKPVGAEPMSRACSYIDNRWQSADDEDRLCDGCVLMGGPAQSVPSNQQSSSTFQSSAARHKKSSSTFQSSAARHHGSSEVSSQRGQLKPRSGASSGSNLVESSKGWEKEERIGPIVVLKKNKKPLSAPEAVQGPPPVLAETEMAAPAKLGPLTNNGLPKEFKPVDEDLPKSPDAKAQTQKPRRRNLLQQPLV
- the LOC116219240 gene encoding zona pellucida sperm-binding protein 3-like isoform X3 is translated as MWKRLGLLRCAFTVVILMPFFVSVYPREWQSASLPQKGTPSAPWMPAPSKHQVTKDETERRPETETVRVTCHPDYMEIEIDADLLELGFPVDVEDVRLGKSEQSGEACKAVHTEPEKYMIAAALTDCGTEHSITEDYLIYSNTLEYAPSPSPDGLVRTRAASFPVQCYYRRKFDVSSFPVMPTWIPFMSTRADEGQLDFSLQLMTDDWAFKRASNQYHLGDVINIEASIKQFSHNPMQVFVDHCVATLTPDASSVPRYAFIEHDGCMMDSFLTGSTSRFLPRVQHDKLHIQLDAFRFYEEERAELYITCLLRVKPVGAEPMSRACSYIDNRWQSADDEDRLCDGCVLMGGPAQSVPSNQQSSSTFQSSAARHKKSSSTFQSSAARHHGSSEVSSQRGQLKPRSGASSGSNLVESSKGWEKEERIGPIVVLKKNKKPLSAPEAVQGPPPVLAGELSSRLLLGETEMAAPAKLGPRRYAPVTNNGLPKEFF
- the LOC116219240 gene encoding zona pellucida sperm-binding protein 3-like isoform X1; amino-acid sequence: MWKRLGLLRCAFTVVILMPFFVSVYPREWQSASLPQKGTPSAPWMPAPSKHQVTKDETERRPETETVRVTCHPDYMEIEIDADLLELGFPVDVEDVRLGKSEQSGEACKAVHTEPEKYMIAAALTDCGTEHSITEDYLIYSNTLEYAPSPSPDGLVRTRAASFPVQCYYRRKFDVSSFPVMPTWIPFMSTRADEGQLDFSLQLMTDDWAFKRASNQYHLGDVINIEASIKQFSHNPMQVFVDHCVATLTPDASSVPRYAFIEHDGCMMDSFLTGSTSRFLPRVQHDKLHIQLDAFRFYEEERAELYITCLLRVKPVGAEPMSRACSYIDNRWQSADDEDRLCDGCVLMGGPAQSVPSNQQSSSTFQSSAARHKKSSSTFQSSAARHHGSSEVSSQRGQLKPRSGASSGSNLVESSKGWEKEERIGPIVVLKKNKKPLSAPEAVQGPPPVLAGELSSRLLLGETEMAAPAKLGPLTNNGLPKEFKPVDEDLPKSPDAKAQTQKPRRRNLLQQPLV